One window from the genome of Opisthocomus hoazin isolate bOpiHoa1 chromosome 11, bOpiHoa1.hap1, whole genome shotgun sequence encodes:
- the ALAS1 gene encoding 5-aminolevulinate synthase, non-specific, mitochondrial isoform X2 produces the protein MEAVVRRCPFLARVSQAFLQKAGPSLLLYAQHCPRMMEAAPPAAARALATSAARGQQAEEETPAARRESKNAKEVAQQSTDGSQPPAGHPPAAASQSSATKCPFLAAQMNHKNSSVFCEASLELQEDVQEMQGDRKVRNAETEGGERSGLLKKFKDIVLKQRPESVSHLLQDNLPKSVSTFQYDQFFEKKIDEKKKDHTYRVFKTVNRKAQIFPMADDYTDSLITKKEVSVWCSNDYLGMSWHPRVCGAVMDTLKQHGAGAGGTRNISGTSKFHVDLEKELADLHGKDAALLFSSCFVANDSTLFTLAKMLPGCEIYSDSGNHASMIQGIRNSRVPKHIFRHNDVNHLRELLKKSDPSTPKIVAFETVHSMDGAVCPLEELCDVAHEHGAITFVDEVHAVGLYGARGGGIGDRDGIMHKMDIISGTLGKAFGCVGGYISSTSSLIDTVRSYAAGFIFTTSLPPMLLAGALESVRTLKSAEGQVLRRQHQRNVKLMRQMLMDAGLPVVHCPSHIIPIRVADAAKNTEICDKLMSQHSIYVQAINYPTVPRGEELLRIAPTPHHTPQMMSYFLEKLLATWKDVGLELKPHSSAECNFCRRPLHFEVMSERERSYFSGMSKLVSVSA, from the exons ATGGAGGCGGTGGTGCGGCGGTGCCCGTTCCTGGCCCGCGTCTCGCAGGCCTTCCTGCAGAAAGCCGGGCCCTCCCTGCTGCTCTACGCCCAGCACTGCCCCCGCATGATGGaggcggccccgccggccgccgcccgcgccctggCCACGTCCGCCGCCCGCGGGCAGCAGGCGGAGGAGGagacccccgccgcccgccggg AGTCCAAGAATGCCAAAGAGGTGGCCCAACAGAGTACAGACGGATCCCAGCCCCCCGCCGGCCACCCCCCTGCTGCTGCTAGCCAGAGCTCTGCTACCAAATGCCCGTTCCTGGCAGCTCAGATGAATCACAAGAACAGCAGTGTTTTCTGCGAAGCCAGCCTAGAACTCCAAGAGGATGTGCAGGAGATGCAGGGGGACAGGAAAG TGAGGAATGCTGAGACTGAGGGAGGAGAGCGGAGTGGCTTGCTCAAGAAGTTTAAGGATATTGTGCTGAAGCAAAGACCAGAAAGTGTCTCTCATCTGCTTCAGGATAACTTGCCAAAAT CTGTATCCACCTTCCAGTATGATCAGTTCTTTGAGAAAAAGATAGATGAAAAGAAGAAGGATCACACCTACCGAGTATTCAAAACAGTGAACCGAAAGGCACAAATCTTTCCCATGGCGGATGACTATACTGATTCTCTGATCACCAAGAAAGAGGTGTCTGTCTGGTGCAGCAATGATTACCTGGGGATGAGTTGGCACCCTCGTGTGTGCGGAGCAGTTAT GGATACACTGAAACAACAtggtgctggagcaggaggcaCAAGAAACATTTCGGGAACAAGTAAATTTCATGTCGATTTGGAAAAAGAGCTAGCTGATCTTCATGGAAAAGATGCAGCTCTGTTGTTCTCATCTTGCTTTGTAGCCAATGACTCCACTCTCTTCACTCTAGCTAAAATGCTGCCAG GCTGTGAGATCTACTCTGATTCTGGAAACCATGCCTCCATGATCCAGGGGATCAGAAACAGCAGGGTGCCAAAGCACATATTTCGCCATAACGATGTCAACCATCTTCGAGAACTGTTGAAGAAGTCTGATCCATCTACCCCTAAAATTGTTGCATTTGAAACTGTTCACTCAATGGATG GTGCAGTCTGTCCTCTGGAAGAGCTGTGTGACGTGGCCCACGAGCATGGGGCAATCACTTTTGTGGATGAAGTGCATGCGGTGGGGCTGTATGGAGCTCGAGGTGGTGGTATAGGAGACCGGGATGGAATCATGCACAAGATGGACATCATCTCTGGAACTCTTG gCAAAGCATTTGGTTGTGTAGGAGGATACATCTCCAGTACAAGTTCTCTGATAGACACAGTTCGTTCCTATGCTGCTGGGTTTATTTTCACAACGTCCCTGCCACCCATGCTCTTAGCTGGTGCCCTAGAATCCGTCCGAACGCTGAAGAGCGCAGAGGGGCAGGTTCTGAGGCGTCAGCACCAACGCAACGTGAAGCTTATGAGACAGATGCTGATGGACGCGGGGCTTCCTGTGGTGCACTGCCCCAGTCACATCATTCCAATAAGG GTTGCAGATGCTGCTAAAAATACAGAGATCTGTGACAAGCTGATGAGCCAGCACAGCATCTATGTCCAAGCAATCAATTACCCCACAGTCCCCCGTGGAGAAGAGCTGCTACGTATTGCCCCTACGCCTCACCACACTCCTCAGATGATGAGTTACTTTCTTG AAAAACTGCTGGCTACGTGGAAGGATGTTGGTCTGGAGCTGAAGCCTCATTCATCAGCTGAATGCAACTTCTGTAGAAGACCCCTGCATTTTGAAGTGATGAGTGAAAGGGAAAGATCCTACTTCAGTGGCATGAGCAAACTAGTATCTGTCAGTGCATGA
- the ALAS1 gene encoding 5-aminolevulinate synthase, non-specific, mitochondrial isoform X1 yields MEAVVRRCPFLARVSQAFLQKAGPSLLLYAQHCPRMMEAAPPAAARALATSAARGQQAEEETPAARRESKNAKEVAQQSTDGSQPPAGHPPAAASQSSATKCPFLAAQMNHKNSSVFCEASLELQEDVQEMQGDRKGTEFAKIPTTSTVRNAETEGGERSGLLKKFKDIVLKQRPESVSHLLQDNLPKSVSTFQYDQFFEKKIDEKKKDHTYRVFKTVNRKAQIFPMADDYTDSLITKKEVSVWCSNDYLGMSWHPRVCGAVMDTLKQHGAGAGGTRNISGTSKFHVDLEKELADLHGKDAALLFSSCFVANDSTLFTLAKMLPGCEIYSDSGNHASMIQGIRNSRVPKHIFRHNDVNHLRELLKKSDPSTPKIVAFETVHSMDGAVCPLEELCDVAHEHGAITFVDEVHAVGLYGARGGGIGDRDGIMHKMDIISGTLGKAFGCVGGYISSTSSLIDTVRSYAAGFIFTTSLPPMLLAGALESVRTLKSAEGQVLRRQHQRNVKLMRQMLMDAGLPVVHCPSHIIPIRVADAAKNTEICDKLMSQHSIYVQAINYPTVPRGEELLRIAPTPHHTPQMMSYFLEKLLATWKDVGLELKPHSSAECNFCRRPLHFEVMSERERSYFSGMSKLVSVSA; encoded by the exons ATGGAGGCGGTGGTGCGGCGGTGCCCGTTCCTGGCCCGCGTCTCGCAGGCCTTCCTGCAGAAAGCCGGGCCCTCCCTGCTGCTCTACGCCCAGCACTGCCCCCGCATGATGGaggcggccccgccggccgccgcccgcgccctggCCACGTCCGCCGCCCGCGGGCAGCAGGCGGAGGAGGagacccccgccgcccgccggg AGTCCAAGAATGCCAAAGAGGTGGCCCAACAGAGTACAGACGGATCCCAGCCCCCCGCCGGCCACCCCCCTGCTGCTGCTAGCCAGAGCTCTGCTACCAAATGCCCGTTCCTGGCAGCTCAGATGAATCACAAGAACAGCAGTGTTTTCTGCGAAGCCAGCCTAGAACTCCAAGAGGATGTGCAGGAGATGCAGGGGGACAGGAAAG GTACAGAATTTGCTAAAATACCAACTACTTCCACAGTGAGGAATGCTGAGACTGAGGGAGGAGAGCGGAGTGGCTTGCTCAAGAAGTTTAAGGATATTGTGCTGAAGCAAAGACCAGAAAGTGTCTCTCATCTGCTTCAGGATAACTTGCCAAAAT CTGTATCCACCTTCCAGTATGATCAGTTCTTTGAGAAAAAGATAGATGAAAAGAAGAAGGATCACACCTACCGAGTATTCAAAACAGTGAACCGAAAGGCACAAATCTTTCCCATGGCGGATGACTATACTGATTCTCTGATCACCAAGAAAGAGGTGTCTGTCTGGTGCAGCAATGATTACCTGGGGATGAGTTGGCACCCTCGTGTGTGCGGAGCAGTTAT GGATACACTGAAACAACAtggtgctggagcaggaggcaCAAGAAACATTTCGGGAACAAGTAAATTTCATGTCGATTTGGAAAAAGAGCTAGCTGATCTTCATGGAAAAGATGCAGCTCTGTTGTTCTCATCTTGCTTTGTAGCCAATGACTCCACTCTCTTCACTCTAGCTAAAATGCTGCCAG GCTGTGAGATCTACTCTGATTCTGGAAACCATGCCTCCATGATCCAGGGGATCAGAAACAGCAGGGTGCCAAAGCACATATTTCGCCATAACGATGTCAACCATCTTCGAGAACTGTTGAAGAAGTCTGATCCATCTACCCCTAAAATTGTTGCATTTGAAACTGTTCACTCAATGGATG GTGCAGTCTGTCCTCTGGAAGAGCTGTGTGACGTGGCCCACGAGCATGGGGCAATCACTTTTGTGGATGAAGTGCATGCGGTGGGGCTGTATGGAGCTCGAGGTGGTGGTATAGGAGACCGGGATGGAATCATGCACAAGATGGACATCATCTCTGGAACTCTTG gCAAAGCATTTGGTTGTGTAGGAGGATACATCTCCAGTACAAGTTCTCTGATAGACACAGTTCGTTCCTATGCTGCTGGGTTTATTTTCACAACGTCCCTGCCACCCATGCTCTTAGCTGGTGCCCTAGAATCCGTCCGAACGCTGAAGAGCGCAGAGGGGCAGGTTCTGAGGCGTCAGCACCAACGCAACGTGAAGCTTATGAGACAGATGCTGATGGACGCGGGGCTTCCTGTGGTGCACTGCCCCAGTCACATCATTCCAATAAGG GTTGCAGATGCTGCTAAAAATACAGAGATCTGTGACAAGCTGATGAGCCAGCACAGCATCTATGTCCAAGCAATCAATTACCCCACAGTCCCCCGTGGAGAAGAGCTGCTACGTATTGCCCCTACGCCTCACCACACTCCTCAGATGATGAGTTACTTTCTTG AAAAACTGCTGGCTACGTGGAAGGATGTTGGTCTGGAGCTGAAGCCTCATTCATCAGCTGAATGCAACTTCTGTAGAAGACCCCTGCATTTTGAAGTGATGAGTGAAAGGGAAAGATCCTACTTCAGTGGCATGAGCAAACTAGTATCTGTCAGTGCATGA